In Sciurus carolinensis chromosome 4, mSciCar1.2, whole genome shotgun sequence, the sequence CCTCTCCCTTCAAAACCACTTCCCCGACATACAGACTGGGCTGGCGCGGTTGGGGAGGTCGCACAGGTGCGAAAAGTGGGCTGATGGCGAGTCACGTGATCGCAGCGGAAGGATACACTTTGTGCTGTCAGTGACAGACAGGAGTCTATAAAGGACCGGCGGGCCTCGCCCCGGCCATTTCTGTTCCGTCCGCTTGTAAATGTAGAGTCGAGACTGAGTGCgcgccttccctcctcccctcccgcAGGGTGCGCGGCCACCATGGCGTATTAGAGGCAGCAGTGCCTGCGGCAGCGTTGGCCTTTGCAGCGGCGGCAGCAGCACCAGGCTCTGCAGCGGCAACCCCCGACGGCTTAAGCCATGGCGTGAGTACCGGGACGGGCTCCGCCGGCGGGCACCCTGCCCGGCGGGGGTTTTCGGTTGTCTGGGCGCGGCTTCCTGCGGGACGCGTCGCCGAGGGGAAGCGGGTTTACGAGCGCCCAGACGCGCGGTCCTTGTTTTGGCGTCTCCCGGGCGCGGGCGCTCCAGGCGGGGCACGGCGCCGGGACTCCTTCCCGGGCCTCCTTCCTGGGCCTCGGCGCTCCCGGAGCCCGCGGGGGTCCCGGCCGCCCCGCGAACGTGGCAGCAACCAAGATGGCGGCGGGGCCGTGAGTCACGGGGCGGGGCGGCGGCCGTGGCCCTATTTGGAAATGGGGACTAGCGCCTTCCCCGGGCGACCGGCTGCGGAATGGCCGAGCCTTCCCGGGCGTCCATTTTGTGCAACCTGAGCCGGAGGCGGGGAAGACGACACAATGGCCCTGGTGGCACGTGCTCCCGACTCGCCACCACTGTGGATTTCAGATTTGTCTTTTGACTTATTAAGTAAGATGATGAGGTTCCCAGCCCAGCACACCTCTAAGTGGGACTTGCCTTCTGATTCCCCAGGCTTTTCACGGCATCCAGCAGCAGCGTTGCTGTAACCGACAGAGACATCTTCGAATTAAGCACATTCCTCGATTCCAGCAAAGCCCCACAACATGACCGAGATGAGCTTCCTGAGCAGCGAGGTGTTGGCGGGGGACTTGATGTCCCCCTTCGACCAGTCGGGTTTGGGGGCTGAAGAAAGCCTAGGTCTCTTAGATGACTACCTGGAGGTGGCCAAGCACTTCAAACCTCATGGGTTCTCCGGCGACAAGGCTAAGGCGGGCTCCTCCCAATGGCTGGCTGTGGATGGGTTGGTCGATGCCTCAGACACTGGCAAGGGTGAGTGGGCCACATGCAGCTACTCTTGTGTGGCCATTTGTGATGGGTGTGGGGTTAGGGGCTGTTTTGTGTGTTCGGGTGACTCCCGTCACTCTTTACTCTGAACTCTTTTGCAGAGGATGCCTTCTCCGGGACAGATTGGATGTTGGAGAAAATGGATCTGAAGGAGTTTGACTTTGATGCCCTGTTGAGTATAGATGACCTGGAAACCATGCCAGATGAGCTTTTGGCCACGTTAGATGACACATGTGATCTCTTTACCCCCCTAGTCCAGGAGACTAATAAGGAGCCCCCCCAGATAGTGAACCTAGTTGGCCATCTCCCAGAAAGTTTAACAAAAGCAGACCAGGTTGCCCCCTATACATTCTTGCAACCTCTGTCCCTTTCCCCAGGGGTCCTTTCTTCCACTCAAGATCATTCCTTTAGTTTAGAGCTGGGAAGTGAAGTGGATATCTCTGAAGGAGATAGGAAGCCAGATTCTACTGCTTATGGTACCATGATCCCTCAGTGTGTAAAGGAGGAAGATACTCCTTCAGATAATGACAGTGGCATCTGTATGAGCCCAGAGTCCTACCTGGGCTCTCCTCAGCATAGCCCTTCTACCTC encodes:
- the Atf4 gene encoding cyclic AMP-dependent transcription factor ATF-4, coding for MTEMSFLSSEVLAGDLMSPFDQSGLGAEESLGLLDDYLEVAKHFKPHGFSGDKAKAGSSQWLAVDGLVDASDTGKEDAFSGTDWMLEKMDLKEFDFDALLSIDDLETMPDELLATLDDTCDLFTPLVQETNKEPPQIVNLVGHLPESLTKADQVAPYTFLQPLSLSPGVLSSTQDHSFSLELGSEVDISEGDRKPDSTAYGTMIPQCVKEEDTPSDNDSGICMSPESYLGSPQHSPSTSRGSPNVSLPSPGVPCGSNRPKPYDPPGDKIVVPKVKGEKLDKKLKKMEQNKTAATRYRQKKRAEQEALTGECKELEKKNEALKEKADSLAKEIQYLKDLIEEVRKARGKKRVPQ